From the Dehalococcoidia bacterium genome, one window contains:
- the meaB gene encoding methylmalonyl Co-A mutase-associated GTPase MeaB — protein MKLVEEMLEGEQRSLSRLVTMAENESPEVPEIMKAIYSHLGKAYSIGITGPPGAGKSTLVDKLAAVIRSKGLTIGVIAVDPTSPFSGGAVLGDRIRMQQHYLDPGVFIRSMATRGSRGGLPTTTRNVMKLLDAFGKDVVLVETVGVGQTELDIMETVDTTIVALVPEAGDAIQTMKAGLMEIADVFVINKADRPGADRLVGEVESMLFLSGRKEQWQPPVLPTQAHNNVGIEGLYEQVEKHREYLESTGELMQQRQRQRKEEFFQAVEMSLRNRLTQFLKHNERLIALMGQIESGEVDPYSAIEIMENEARSKGWLPK, from the coding sequence ATGAAGCTGGTAGAAGAGATGTTAGAGGGAGAGCAGCGGTCCTTGTCTCGCCTCGTGACTATGGCGGAGAATGAGTCGCCGGAAGTTCCCGAAATCATGAAGGCGATCTATTCCCATCTGGGGAAAGCGTATTCTATCGGGATCACCGGCCCACCTGGAGCAGGGAAGAGCACGTTGGTAGATAAACTTGCCGCAGTCATCAGATCAAAAGGGCTTACCATAGGAGTTATCGCAGTTGATCCCACCAGCCCCTTTTCAGGGGGAGCCGTGCTCGGAGATCGGATCAGGATGCAGCAGCACTATCTGGATCCCGGGGTATTCATCCGCAGCATGGCCACGCGGGGTAGTCGCGGTGGGCTTCCGACAACCACTCGGAATGTGATGAAGCTTCTGGATGCTTTTGGCAAGGATGTCGTTTTGGTGGAGACGGTGGGTGTGGGGCAAACAGAGCTCGATATTATGGAGACTGTGGATACCACCATAGTGGCGCTTGTTCCTGAAGCCGGGGATGCCATCCAGACCATGAAGGCCGGCCTTATGGAAATCGCCGATGTATTTGTCATCAACAAGGCCGATCGGCCGGGCGCGGATCGGCTGGTTGGAGAAGTGGAATCCATGCTGTTTCTCAGCGGTAGAAAAGAGCAGTGGCAACCTCCCGTTTTACCCACGCAGGCACACAACAATGTGGGGATCGAAGGTCTCTATGAGCAGGTCGAGAAACACCGAGAATATTTGGAGTCCACCGGCGAGCTCATGCAGCAACGGCAGCGACAACGAAAGGAAGAATTCTTCCAGGCTGTTGAGATGAGTCTGAGAAATCGACTGACCCAATTTCTGAAGCATAACGAGAGATTAATAGCCCTCATGGGACAAATAGAGAGCGGAGAAGTCGATCCATACTCGGCCATCGAAATCATGGAGAATGAGGCTCGATCCAAGGGGTGGCTGCCGAAATGA
- the serC gene encoding 3-phosphoserine/phosphohydroxythreonine transaminase encodes MVKRNVNFNPGPAALPLDVLKIAQEELLEYKGSGMSILESSHRGKEFEAVNDQAIALVRELLGLGDDYHVLFLGGGASTQFALVPMNFLGEGQVGAYVDTGSFASKALKECQIVGQAHMAFSSKAEKYRRVPKMSEIKYPDNIAYLHICTNNTIEGTQFHEIPETGKVPLVADMSSDIASMQRDFKKFSLIYAGAQKNLGPAGVTLVVIKNDFLAKARTGLPSMFAYKTHADNKSLYNTPPVFGIYVMKLVLEWIKAKGGLAGVGKMNIAKKNLLYGAIDAAPDFYKGTADKDCRSWMNVTMRLPTEDLEAKFIAEAKKEGLLGLKGHRSVGGIRFSIYNAMPIEDIQKTVSFMEKFRKAA; translated from the coding sequence ATGGTAAAAAGAAACGTGAACTTCAATCCCGGCCCGGCGGCGCTGCCGTTGGACGTTCTCAAGATCGCGCAGGAGGAACTGCTCGAATACAAGGGCAGCGGAATGTCCATTCTGGAGAGCTCCCATCGCGGCAAGGAATTCGAGGCGGTCAATGACCAGGCCATAGCCCTCGTTCGGGAACTTCTCGGACTCGGCGACGATTATCATGTCCTGTTTCTCGGCGGAGGAGCCTCAACCCAATTTGCTCTGGTGCCGATGAATTTCCTGGGAGAGGGCCAGGTAGGTGCCTACGTGGATACCGGCAGCTTCGCCTCCAAGGCACTGAAGGAATGCCAGATCGTGGGTCAAGCGCATATGGCCTTTTCTTCAAAAGCGGAGAAGTATCGCCGTGTGCCGAAGATGAGCGAGATCAAGTATCCTGATAATATCGCCTATCTACATATCTGCACTAACAACACCATCGAAGGCACCCAATTCCATGAGATTCCGGAAACCGGCAAAGTGCCTCTGGTGGCTGATATGTCTTCGGATATAGCTTCGATGCAGCGGGATTTCAAGAAATTCTCCCTTATTTACGCCGGCGCGCAGAAAAACCTCGGACCTGCAGGCGTGACTCTGGTGGTCATCAAGAATGACTTCCTGGCGAAGGCTAGGACCGGCCTGCCAAGCATGTTCGCCTACAAGACCCACGCCGATAACAAGTCGCTCTACAACACGCCGCCGGTATTCGGCATCTACGTCATGAAACTCGTGCTGGAATGGATCAAGGCCAAGGGCGGACTGGCTGGCGTGGGAAAAATGAACATTGCCAAGAAGAACCTGCTCTATGGCGCCATCGATGCGGCCCCGGACTTCTATAAGGGCACCGCAGACAAGGATTGCCGCAGCTGGATGAACGTCACCATGCGCTTGCCCACAGAAGACCTGGAAGCAAAATTCATCGCCGAGGCTAAAAAGGAAGGCTTGCTGGGACTGAAAGGCCACCGATCGGTTGGGGGCATTCGCTTCTCGATCTATAACGCGATGCCGATTGAGGATATTCAGAAGACGGTCAGCTTTATGGAGAAATTCCGCAAAGCCGCCTGA